A region of Anopheles arabiensis isolate DONGOLA chromosome Y unlocalized genomic scaffold, AaraD3 chrY_contig0002, whole genome shotgun sequence DNA encodes the following proteins:
- the LOC120906977 gene encoding histone H4-like: MTGRGKGGKGLGKGGAKRHRKVLRDNIQGITKPAIRRLARHGGVKRISGLIYEETRGVLKVFLENVIRDAVTYTEHAKRKTVTAMDVVYALKRQGRTLYGFGG; the protein is encoded by the coding sequence ATGACTggaagaggaaagggaggaaaaggttTGGGTAAAGGAGGAGCCAAGCGTCACCGAAAAGTGCTGCGAGATAACATCCAGGGCATTACCAAGCCCGCCATCCGCCGTTTGGCTCGGCACGGAGGAGTGAAACGTATCTCCGGCCTCATCTACGAGGAAACCCGTGGCGTCCTGAAAGTGTTTCTGGAGAATGTGATCCGTGATGCGGTCACTTACACTGAACACGCCAAGCGTAAGACCGTCACCGCTATGGATGTGGTGTATGCTCTGAAGCGTCAGGGCCGCACTCTGTACGGTTTCGGAGGTTAA
- the LOC120906972 gene encoding histone H2A: MSGRGKGGKVKGKAKSRSNRAGLQFPVGRIHRLLRKGNYAERVGAGAPVYLAAVMEYLAAEVLELAGNAARDNKKTRIIPRHLQLAIRNDEELNKLLSGVTIAQGGVLPNIQAVLLPKKTEKKA; encoded by the coding sequence ATGTCTGGCcgtggaaagggaggaaaggtaAAGGGAAAGGCAAAGTCCCGTTCCAACCGTGCCGGTCTTCAGTTCCCCGTTGGCCGTATTCATCGTCTCCTGCGCAAGGGTAACTATGCCGAGCGCGTCGGTGCCGGAGCACCCGTGTATCTGGCAGCCGTCATGGAATACTTGGCCGCTGAAGTGCTTGAGTTGGCCGGAAACGCTGCCCGTGACAACAAGAAGACGCGCATCATCCCGCGTCATCTGCAGCTGGCCATCCGCAACGACGAGGAGTTGAACAAGCTGCTGTCCGGAGTAACCATCGCTCAGGGTGGTGTGCTGCCCAACATTCaggccgtgctgctgcccaagAAGACCGAAAAGAAGGCTTAA